A stretch of the Argentina anserina chromosome 6, drPotAnse1.1, whole genome shotgun sequence genome encodes the following:
- the LOC126801112 gene encoding uncharacterized protein LOC126801112 — MESADEQPGLLHRILPPRLEDAGLEDCALPPDSIHEAFLKAASAVMSRAADGEEDDCVHDPWNDRVGAETELDPPGGCGGENGGDEEKRDKVIVGGEDVREAGGDKAFVDGLIGLEIEDEKKKKEDEDSNDEGPILVGGYA; from the coding sequence ATGGAGTCCGCCGACGAACAACCCGGACTGCTCCACCGCATCCTCCCTCCCCGCCTCGAAGACGCCGGCCTCGAAGACTGCGCCCTCCCCCCTGATTCAATCCACGAAGCCTTCCTCAAAGCCGCCTCCGCCGTCATGTCACGCGCCGCCGACGGCGAGGAAGACGACTGCGTCCACGATCCCTGGAATGACCGCGTCGGAGCCGAGACAGAGCTGGATCCTCCCGGTGGCTGCGGTGGAGAGAATGGCGGAGATGAGGAGAAGAGGGATAAGGTGATTGTGGGAGGTGAAGATGTGAGAGAGGCTGGTGGAGATAAGGCTTTTGTTGATGGATTGATTGGGTTAGAGATTGAAgacgagaagaagaagaaggaggatGAGGATAGTAATGATGAGGGTCCTATTTTGGTTGGGGGTTATGCTTAA
- the LOC126801095 gene encoding sulfite exporter TauE/SafE family protein 3-like isoform X1 has translation MAEVGLPWCGLRWSMGLVVAGFLVVALVVGSLQETLQQDASTHNGIEKFRSCYLNRLLSFVWRPGRLGYVAVWPEMEFGWKIVVGTIIGFIGAAFGTVGGVGGGGIFVPMLTLIIGFDDKSSTALSKCMITGGAASTVFYNLRLRHPTLDLPIIDYDLALLVQPMLMLGISIGVTFNVIFADWMITVLLIIIFLGTSTKAFIKGVESWKRETILKKELARRMQSDGDGREEIEYRPLPGALINSRLSGTSVSKRNKVSIFENIHWKELGLLVAVWILILALQLAKYYTTTCSVAYWVLNLMQIPVAFGASSYEAVRLYYGQRVISSQDVSSTNWKVHHLVLYCGCGIIAGIVGGLLGLGGGFILGPLFLELGIPPQVSSATATFAMTFSASMSVVEYYLLNRFPVPYALYFAAVASFSALVGQHVVRKVINILGRASIIIFILAATIFVSAISLGGVGIANMIEKIENKEYMGFENMCT, from the exons ATGGCTGAGGTTGGATTACCATGGTGTGGTTTGAGGTGGAGTATGGGATTAGTTGTGGCCGGTTTTCTTGTTGTGGCTTTAGTAGTTGGTTCACTACAAGAAACACTCCAACAAGATGCTTCAACACACAATGGGATTGAAAAGTTCCGTTCTTGCTATTTAAACAGACTGTTAAGCTTTGTATGGAGACCGGGGCGATTGGGCTATGTGGCTGTTTGGCCT GAAATGGAGTTTGGGTGGAAAATTGTGGTGGGAACGATCATTGGATTCATTGGAGCTGCGTTTGGGACTGTGGGAGGAGTAGGTGGGGGTGGCATTTTTGTTCCTATGCTCACTTTGATTATCGGGTTCGATGATAAATCATCAACAGCGTTATCAAAGT GTATGATCACAGGTGGAGCAGCTTCTACTGTTTTTTACAACTTAAGGTTAAGACATCCCACCCTTGATTTGCCTATCATCGACTATGACCTGGCGCTTCTCGTCCAACCGATGCTTATGCTTGGAATTAGCATTGGAGTTACTTTCAATGTAATTTTTGCTGATTGGATGATTACAGTGTTGCTAATCATTATTTTCTTAG GCACATCAACCAAGGCCTTCATCAAGGGAGTAGAGTCTTGGAAAAGAGAAACTATACTGAAGAAG GAACTTGCCAGACGAATGCAGTCAGATG GTGATGGTAGGGAAGAAATTGAATACAGACCTTTACCTGGTGCTCTGATCAACAGTAGGCTCTCAGGAACAAGCGTGTCTAAAAGAAACAAG GTTTCTATTTTTGAGAATATTCACTGGAAGGAACTTGGACTTCTTGTTGCTGTCTGGATCTTAATACTTGCATTGCAGCTTGCTAAG TATTATACCACAACTTGTTCGGTAGCATATTGGGTACTGAACCTCATGCAG ATTCCTGTGGCTTTTGGAGCAAGTTCATATGAGGCTGTTAGACTATACTACGGACAAAGAGTGATTTCATCCCAGGATGTATCAAGCACAAATTGGAAAGTGCATCATCTTGTTCTTTATTGTGGTTGTGGCATAATAGCTGGTATAGTTGGTGGTTTGCTTGGACTTGGTGGAGGCTTCATTTTGGGTCCTCTTTTTCTGGAGCTGGGAATTCCACCTCAG GTGTCGAGTGCCACTGCTACATTTGCCATGACATTTTCTGCATCCATGTCAGTTGTCGAATACTACCTCCTCAACCGTTTTCCAGTTCCATACG CTCTCTACTTTGCTGCTGTGGCCAGCTTCTCAGCCCTTGTAGGGCAACATGTAGTGAGAAAAGTTATAAACATCTTAGGGAGAGCGTCTATAATTATCTTCATCCTTGCTGCAACGATATTTGTGAGTGCAATATCACTAG
- the LOC126801109 gene encoding ras-related protein Rab7: MASRRRMLLKVIILGDSGVGKTSLMNQYVNRKFSNQYKATIGADFLTKEVQFEDRLFTLQIWDTAGQERFQSLGVAFYRGADCCVLVYDVNVMKSFDNLNNWREEFLIQASPSDPENFPFVVLGNKIDVDGGNSRVVSEKKAKAWCASKGNIPYFETSAKEGFNVDDAFQCIAKNALKNEPEEEIYLPDTIDVAGGGRQQRSTGCEC, from the exons ATGGCTTCTCGTAGACGCATGCTCCTAAAGGTCATTATCCTCGGCGACAGCGG GGTGGGGAAGACATCGCTGATGAATCA GTATGTGAATCGGAAGTTCAGTAATCAGTACAAGGCGACAATCGGAGCGGATTTTCTGACCAAGGAGGTTCAGTTTGAAGATAGGTTGTTCACATTGCAG ATATGGGATACCGCTGGGCAAGAAAGGTTTCAGAGTCTCGGTGTGGCTTTCTATCGTGGTGCAGATTGTTGTGTGCTGGTGTATGATGTGAATGTCATGAAATCATTTGATAATCTTAACAACTGGAGAGAAGAATTTCTGATTCAG GCCAGTCCATCTGATCCCGAGAACTTTCCATTTGTTGTGTTGGGGAATAAGATTGATGTTGATGGTGGAAATAGTCGAGTG GTTTCTGAAAAGAAAGCAAAGGCCTGGTGTGCTTCCAAGGGAAATATACCATACTTTGAGACCTCTGCAAAAGAGGGCTTTAACGTGGATGATGCCTTTCAATGTATAGCCAAAAATGCACTGAAGAATGAACCTGAAGAAGAAAT ATACCTTCCTGACACAATTGATGTTGCTGGTGGAGGGAGACAGCAAAGATCTACTGGCTGTGAATGCTAA
- the LOC126801095 gene encoding sulfite exporter TauE/SafE family protein 3-like isoform X2, whose translation MAEVGLPWCGLRWSMGLVVAGFLVVALVVGSLQETLQQDASTHNGIEKFRSCYLNRLLSFVWRPGRLGYVAVWPEMEFGWKIVVGTIIGFIGAAFGTVGGVGGGGIFVPMLTLIIGFDDKSSTALSKCTSTKAFIKGVESWKRETILKKELARRMQSDGDGREEIEYRPLPGALINSRLSGTSVSKRNKVSIFENIHWKELGLLVAVWILILALQLAKYYTTTCSVAYWVLNLMQIPVAFGASSYEAVRLYYGQRVISSQDVSSTNWKVHHLVLYCGCGIIAGIVGGLLGLGGGFILGPLFLELGIPPQVSSATATFAMTFSASMSVVEYYLLNRFPVPYALYFAAVASFSALVGQHVVRKVINILGRASIIIFILAATIFVSAISLGGVGIANMIEKIENKEYMGFENMCT comes from the exons ATGGCTGAGGTTGGATTACCATGGTGTGGTTTGAGGTGGAGTATGGGATTAGTTGTGGCCGGTTTTCTTGTTGTGGCTTTAGTAGTTGGTTCACTACAAGAAACACTCCAACAAGATGCTTCAACACACAATGGGATTGAAAAGTTCCGTTCTTGCTATTTAAACAGACTGTTAAGCTTTGTATGGAGACCGGGGCGATTGGGCTATGTGGCTGTTTGGCCT GAAATGGAGTTTGGGTGGAAAATTGTGGTGGGAACGATCATTGGATTCATTGGAGCTGCGTTTGGGACTGTGGGAGGAGTAGGTGGGGGTGGCATTTTTGTTCCTATGCTCACTTTGATTATCGGGTTCGATGATAAATCATCAACAGCGTTATCAAAGT GCACATCAACCAAGGCCTTCATCAAGGGAGTAGAGTCTTGGAAAAGAGAAACTATACTGAAGAAG GAACTTGCCAGACGAATGCAGTCAGATG GTGATGGTAGGGAAGAAATTGAATACAGACCTTTACCTGGTGCTCTGATCAACAGTAGGCTCTCAGGAACAAGCGTGTCTAAAAGAAACAAG GTTTCTATTTTTGAGAATATTCACTGGAAGGAACTTGGACTTCTTGTTGCTGTCTGGATCTTAATACTTGCATTGCAGCTTGCTAAG TATTATACCACAACTTGTTCGGTAGCATATTGGGTACTGAACCTCATGCAG ATTCCTGTGGCTTTTGGAGCAAGTTCATATGAGGCTGTTAGACTATACTACGGACAAAGAGTGATTTCATCCCAGGATGTATCAAGCACAAATTGGAAAGTGCATCATCTTGTTCTTTATTGTGGTTGTGGCATAATAGCTGGTATAGTTGGTGGTTTGCTTGGACTTGGTGGAGGCTTCATTTTGGGTCCTCTTTTTCTGGAGCTGGGAATTCCACCTCAG GTGTCGAGTGCCACTGCTACATTTGCCATGACATTTTCTGCATCCATGTCAGTTGTCGAATACTACCTCCTCAACCGTTTTCCAGTTCCATACG CTCTCTACTTTGCTGCTGTGGCCAGCTTCTCAGCCCTTGTAGGGCAACATGTAGTGAGAAAAGTTATAAACATCTTAGGGAGAGCGTCTATAATTATCTTCATCCTTGCTGCAACGATATTTGTGAGTGCAATATCACTAG